Below is a window of Deinococcota bacterium DNA.
GCCGCCCTCAGCTTTCTTGGCCTCGGCACGCCGCCGCGCACGCCAAGCTGGGGCAACATGCTGCGCGAGGCGCAGAGCTTCATGAGCTTGAGCCCCTACCCCGCGCTGGTGCCGGGGATCGCCATCGCCCTGACCGTGCTCGGCTGGAGCCTCCTGGGCGACGGCCTCAGGGACGCGCTCGACCCGCGCTTGCGGGGCCAGGCAAGGAGCCGGCGGCGCTGATGTTGAGCGAGCGCGCCTTGGAGCGCCGCTTGAAGCGTCACGTTTACAAGGCGACGCAGCGCTACCTGGCAAGCTGCGCCCCCGGCCTCGAGCAGGTGCTGGTCGGCGAGCTGCGCGCGCTCGGCGCGGCGGAGATCGTAGCGGTCCGCGGCGGCGCCGAGTTCAGCGGGCCGCTTGACCTCCTCTACCACGGCAACCTGTGGCTGCGGACGGCCAACCGGCTGCTGTGGCGGCAGGGCGACTTCCTGGCTCAGTCCTACCCCATGCTCTTCAACAAGGCTGTGAGGCTCCGCTGGGAGCTCATGCTCGGCTTCGCACCCGCCTTTGCCGTCCGCGTCAGCGCCAGGGCTTCCAGGCTCCGGCACGGGGCCA
It encodes the following:
- a CDS encoding ABC transporter permease subunit; protein product: AALSFLGLGTPPRTPSWGNMLREAQSFMSLSPYPALVPGIAIALTVLGWSLLGDGLRDALDPRLRGQARSRRR